A section of the Flaviflexus equikiangi genome encodes:
- the pheT gene encoding phenylalanine--tRNA ligase subunit beta, with protein MPLIPIDWLSAHVETPDGLTADQLAADLVKVGLEEEEIHRGDITGPLVVGRVLTVSKEEQKNGKTINYCRVDVGQHNDAPGQGKEPSDLPSRGIICGAHNFAEGDYVVVSLPGAVLPGGFAIASRKTYGHISDGMICSSLELGLGSDHDGIIVLARGADADAIAELPAVGEDIMPYLGLGRETLEINVTPDRGYCFSMRGVAREYSHSTGASFTDPGLPENLPAGLPEPSGETTVVIDDRAPINDRVGCDRFVTRIVRNIDPTAASPKWMRDRLTEAGMRPISLAVDVTNYVMLDLGQPLHAYDLDKMSLPIVVRRAQEGEKLTTLDDVERTLDPEDLLITDSDGERILGLAGVMGGESTEISETTENVLIEAAHFDQTSVARTSRRHKLPSEASKRFERGVDTQLAPVAAQRVVDLLVEYGGGTASGMVTDVDNTVPFPTIAFDPAEVTRLTGLTPSTEDVIDILGQIGCDVSGSFPLEVAPPSWRPDLVGPAHLVEEIARLIGYDEIETLLPPAPAGRGLTDAQRRRRDMMRTLVEMGWTEVLSYPFVSSGAHDAQGIPEDDDRRTALRLKNPLQDDVPLMRTSILDSLLQTAALNVARQNQGTAVVEAGLVTIPDGIVPALSLPVATKPTDDQLAALNAAIPRQPHHVAGVAAPRVLAPRAGLDAVVWDWRDAIEAVRSIARILGLPVTVHATDRAPFHPGRCARIEANGVTIGFAGELAPTVCTAFELPSRSIAFEVDTDAMGTARGHDPISVAPVSTHPAAKEDIALVVADDVTSAEVEAIIWEAGGELLEDVTLFDVYTGSQLEPGTKSLAYALQFRGDHTLTAEETAAIRTAIVDRAGDAVGAALRA; from the coding sequence ATGCCACTCATCCCCATCGACTGGCTCTCCGCCCACGTTGAGACACCGGACGGCCTGACCGCCGATCAGCTCGCGGCCGACCTCGTCAAGGTCGGTCTCGAAGAGGAGGAAATCCATCGCGGCGATATCACGGGCCCCCTCGTCGTGGGCCGCGTGCTGACCGTCTCGAAGGAAGAGCAGAAGAACGGCAAGACGATCAACTACTGCCGGGTCGACGTCGGCCAGCACAACGACGCACCGGGGCAGGGCAAGGAACCCTCAGACCTGCCGTCCCGCGGCATCATCTGCGGCGCCCACAACTTCGCGGAGGGCGACTATGTCGTCGTCTCCCTGCCCGGCGCGGTCCTTCCCGGCGGGTTTGCGATCGCATCGCGGAAGACGTACGGACACATCTCGGACGGCATGATCTGCTCGAGCCTCGAGCTTGGACTCGGCAGCGACCATGATGGCATCATCGTCCTGGCACGCGGCGCAGACGCGGACGCGATCGCCGAGCTCCCGGCCGTAGGCGAGGACATCATGCCCTACCTGGGCTTGGGCAGGGAGACGCTCGAAATCAACGTCACCCCCGATCGCGGCTACTGCTTCTCCATGAGAGGCGTTGCCCGCGAATACTCCCATTCGACAGGAGCATCCTTCACGGACCCGGGCCTGCCGGAGAACCTCCCGGCAGGTCTGCCGGAGCCGAGCGGAGAGACCACGGTTGTGATCGACGACCGGGCGCCGATCAATGACCGCGTCGGCTGCGACAGGTTCGTGACGCGGATCGTCCGCAACATCGATCCGACGGCCGCCAGCCCCAAGTGGATGCGGGACAGGCTCACAGAGGCCGGCATGCGGCCCATCTCGCTCGCGGTCGACGTGACGAACTATGTCATGCTCGATCTGGGTCAGCCGCTCCATGCCTATGACCTGGACAAGATGAGTCTCCCGATCGTCGTCCGTCGTGCGCAGGAGGGCGAGAAGCTCACCACCCTCGATGATGTCGAGAGAACCCTCGATCCGGAAGACCTCCTCATCACCGACAGCGACGGGGAGCGGATTCTCGGCCTGGCGGGAGTCATGGGCGGAGAATCGACAGAGATCAGCGAGACGACGGAGAACGTCCTCATCGAGGCCGCACACTTCGACCAGACGAGCGTTGCCCGCACATCCCGGCGCCACAAGCTCCCCTCGGAAGCCTCGAAGCGATTCGAACGCGGGGTCGATACACAGCTTGCCCCCGTCGCGGCACAGCGCGTCGTCGACCTTCTCGTCGAATACGGCGGCGGAACAGCATCCGGCATGGTCACCGATGTCGACAACACGGTTCCGTTCCCGACAATCGCTTTCGACCCGGCAGAGGTCACCCGTCTGACGGGCCTCACACCATCGACGGAGGACGTCATCGACATCCTCGGGCAGATCGGCTGCGACGTGTCCGGCTCGTTCCCCCTCGAAGTTGCACCGCCGTCGTGGCGCCCCGACCTTGTCGGTCCCGCACACCTCGTCGAAGAGATCGCGCGCCTCATCGGCTACGACGAGATCGAGACACTCCTCCCGCCCGCTCCCGCCGGGCGCGGATTGACCGATGCTCAGCGACGCCGCAGGGATATGATGCGGACGCTTGTGGAGATGGGGTGGACGGAAGTCCTGTCCTATCCGTTCGTCAGCTCCGGTGCGCACGACGCGCAGGGGATCCCCGAGGATGATGATCGCAGGACCGCCCTTCGACTGAAGAACCCGCTCCAGGACGATGTGCCGCTGATGCGGACGTCGATCCTCGATTCTCTTCTGCAGACAGCCGCCCTCAACGTGGCGCGACAGAACCAGGGGACTGCGGTTGTCGAGGCAGGGCTTGTCACCATTCCGGATGGCATCGTCCCCGCACTCTCCCTGCCGGTCGCGACGAAGCCGACAGACGACCAGCTCGCGGCGCTCAATGCCGCGATCCCGCGCCAGCCGCATCACGTCGCCGGCGTCGCGGCACCGCGGGTGCTCGCTCCGCGTGCGGGCCTTGACGCAGTCGTATGGGATTGGCGCGATGCGATTGAGGCCGTCCGCTCCATCGCCCGCATCCTCGGCCTGCCCGTCACCGTCCACGCAACCGATCGTGCTCCCTTCCATCCGGGCCGATGTGCACGGATCGAAGCGAACGGCGTGACGATCGGTTTCGCGGGTGAACTCGCACCGACGGTGTGCACGGCCTTCGAGCTGCCGTCCCGGTCGATCGCGTTCGAGGTCGATACGGATGCGATGGGCACGGCTCGTGGTCATGACCCGATCAGCGTGGCACCCGTATCCACCCATCCGGCCGCCAAGGAGGACATTGCCCTCGTCGTCGCCGATGACGTCACCTCTGCCGAGGTCGAGGCAATCATCTGGGAGGCCGGAGGGGAGCTTCTCGAGGACGTGACTCTCTTCGATGTCTATACGGGATCGCAGCTGGAGCCTGGCACGAAGTCCTTGGCTTATGCTCTGCAGTTCCGTGGGGACCACACGTTGACAGCTGAGGAGACAGCAGCGATCAGGACTGCGATCGTGGATCGCGCCGGCGATGCTGTCGGGGCGGCTTTGCGGGCGTGA
- a CDS encoding glutamine amidotransferase-related protein produces MRPFLFLICRPPGLVADSELGEVHERGKLEEGELVSRRLELPGPLPDLDEYSGVLISGSPYNLMTAPEAKPATQVAVEEKLAEVCDEVLERDIPTLGLCFGLQMLALRSGGALTRDHAEPLSAPTLRVTAEGREDPLLAGVGDTFQTYVGHAEAIGRVPESMTVLVTSDEVPVQMGRWGRNVYGTQFHPEITKQGSAVRVGFYGGTYFDPQERDRVMKECQDAYTEHTILSTFIETYRS; encoded by the coding sequence GTGAGGCCGTTCCTCTTCCTCATCTGCCGTCCACCGGGTCTCGTTGCGGATTCGGAGCTGGGCGAGGTCCACGAGCGCGGGAAGCTGGAGGAGGGCGAGCTTGTCAGCCGCCGCCTCGAGCTTCCCGGGCCCCTGCCCGATCTTGATGAGTATTCCGGAGTGCTGATCTCGGGTTCCCCCTACAATCTCATGACGGCGCCCGAGGCGAAGCCCGCAACCCAGGTCGCAGTGGAGGAGAAGCTGGCCGAGGTGTGCGATGAGGTTCTCGAGCGGGACATTCCCACCCTGGGACTGTGCTTCGGGCTGCAGATGTTGGCGCTGCGCTCAGGAGGGGCGTTGACGAGGGACCATGCCGAGCCGCTCTCCGCGCCCACGCTTCGCGTCACGGCCGAGGGGCGAGAGGATCCCCTTCTTGCAGGGGTGGGTGACACCTTCCAGACCTATGTGGGGCACGCCGAGGCTATCGGGCGGGTGCCGGAGTCGATGACCGTCCTCGTCACGTCCGATGAGGTGCCGGTGCAGATGGGTCGATGGGGACGGAACGTCTATGGCACGCAGTTCCATCCCGAGATCACGAAACAGGGCAGCGCGGTCCGTGTCGGCTTCTACGGGGGAACCTATTTCGACCCGCAGGAGCGCGATCGTGTGATGAAGGAATGCCAGGACGCCTACACTGAACACACTATTCTTTCCACTTTCATCGAGACGTATCGGAGCTGA
- the pheS gene encoding phenylalanine--tRNA ligase subunit alpha, translating into MSEAPGLDPRDEAGVAEAVEAARSAFAASTTFDELKAARLAHSGDHAPITLANQLIKGLDKADKPVAGKVMGKARKDLQAALAQATARLEADAARRMLEEETVDVTVPTRRTPLGARHPLSVLLEDVSDFFTSMGWDIAEGPEVEHEWFNFDALNFGPDHPARQMQDTFYVDGVERGGAVEPQPGLVLRTHTSPVQAHEMLSRGVPLYVAVPGKTFRTDALDATHTPVFHQIEGLAVDKGLTMAHLKGVLDHLAKALFGPEARARLRPSFFPFTEPSAELDIWFPQKKGGAGWIEWGGCGMVNPNVLLSAGIDPNEYSGFAFGMGVERALMLRHGIADMRDIVEGDVRFSAQFSTNGRSI; encoded by the coding sequence ATGTCTGAGGCACCTGGGCTCGACCCACGCGACGAGGCAGGAGTGGCAGAAGCCGTCGAAGCGGCTCGCTCCGCCTTCGCCGCATCAACCACCTTCGATGAACTGAAGGCGGCGCGACTCGCGCACAGCGGCGATCATGCCCCCATCACCCTCGCCAACCAGCTGATCAAAGGCCTCGATAAGGCCGATAAGCCGGTGGCGGGCAAGGTCATGGGCAAGGCGCGCAAAGACCTGCAGGCCGCGTTGGCGCAGGCAACGGCCCGCCTCGAGGCTGACGCTGCCCGGCGCATGCTCGAGGAGGAGACCGTCGACGTGACGGTCCCGACGCGGCGCACCCCGCTCGGTGCAAGGCACCCGCTGTCGGTCCTGCTCGAGGATGTATCAGACTTCTTCACCTCCATGGGCTGGGATATCGCAGAGGGCCCCGAGGTCGAGCACGAGTGGTTCAACTTCGATGCGCTGAACTTCGGCCCTGACCATCCTGCCCGCCAGATGCAGGACACGTTCTATGTCGACGGCGTCGAGCGTGGCGGAGCAGTCGAGCCTCAGCCGGGCCTCGTCCTCCGCACCCACACATCCCCCGTCCAGGCGCATGAGATGCTGAGCAGGGGAGTGCCGCTCTATGTCGCGGTTCCGGGCAAGACCTTCCGCACGGACGCACTCGATGCAACGCACACTCCCGTGTTCCATCAGATCGAGGGCCTTGCGGTCGACAAGGGTCTGACGATGGCGCACCTCAAGGGTGTGCTCGATCATCTCGCCAAGGCACTCTTCGGGCCCGAGGCGCGTGCCCGCCTGCGGCCCTCATTCTTCCCATTCACCGAGCCGAGCGCGGAGCTCGACATCTGGTTCCCCCAGAAGAAGGGCGGAGCAGGCTGGATCGAGTGGGGCGGTTGCGGCATGGTCAACCCCAATGTGCTCCTCTCCGCAGGCATCGATCCCAACGAATACTCAGGGTTCGCGTTCGGCATGGGAGTGGAGCGCGCCCTCATGCTCCGGCACGGCATCGCCGACATGCGAGACATTGTTGAAGGGGACGTCCGATTCTCGGCACAGTTCTCGACTAACGGAAGGAGCATCTGA
- a CDS encoding sulfite exporter TauE/SafE family protein, translating into MSAALFVGIGKTALPGIVTVSVALFAAVLPARESTAALLILLMTGDLVAVTIYAKSADWTILRKLVPSVMVGVAIGAWFLFVVNDEVMRRSIGIILLLLTAITLFLMRNNTGEALHGFFARRSTRSLYGSLGGFTTMAANSGGPVMNLYFIASGYEMKRFLGTQAWFFFIVNVFKVPFSASIGLMTPDVLSLAFTLIPLVLVGTIIGRLIVGHINQKLFNLIIIGLTVVSAVYLLL; encoded by the coding sequence GTGTCCGCAGCCCTCTTCGTCGGCATCGGCAAGACTGCGCTCCCCGGTATCGTCACCGTCTCCGTGGCACTCTTCGCGGCCGTCCTGCCCGCCCGGGAGTCGACTGCCGCGCTTCTCATACTCCTCATGACAGGGGATCTGGTCGCCGTGACCATCTACGCCAAGAGCGCGGACTGGACGATCCTGCGAAAGCTCGTCCCTTCCGTCATGGTCGGTGTGGCGATCGGCGCATGGTTCCTCTTCGTCGTCAACGACGAGGTGATGCGGCGTTCAATCGGCATCATTCTCCTGCTCCTCACTGCCATCACCCTGTTCCTCATGCGGAACAATACGGGCGAGGCCCTCCACGGCTTCTTCGCACGTCGCTCGACTCGGAGCCTGTACGGCTCGCTCGGCGGCTTCACAACCATGGCGGCCAACTCCGGCGGGCCCGTCATGAACCTGTACTTCATCGCCTCCGGTTACGAGATGAAGAGGTTTCTCGGCACTCAGGCCTGGTTCTTCTTCATCGTCAACGTCTTCAAGGTGCCCTTCTCCGCCAGTATCGGACTCATGACCCCTGATGTGCTCTCGCTCGCATTCACCTTGATCCCGCTCGTCCTCGTCGGCACCATCATCGGACGCCTCATCGTCGGGCACATCAATCAGAAGCTGTTCAATCTCATCATCATCGGGCTGACCGTCGTGTCCGCCGTCTACCTGCTCCTCTGA
- a CDS encoding MFS transporter yields the protein MEDTPPSGKRRSIGWVASIACLGSFLFGYDTGVISGALPYMYMPWGAGGMHLTSLEEGLIGGILLIGAACGALFGGRLSDRFGRRHNIMLLAMLFFTGALMVSLAPSLWFMYLSRFVLGLAVGGASATVPVYLAETAPKRIRGTIVAIDQLMIVVGQLTAFSFNAVINSVAGGPKIDIINDPSGPLEPGVQLWSNVTALQNSFATSDAFRAFVDQLVIKGGNGSAWRYMLVLCSIPAVALWLGMRLMPESPRWYTQNRRYIDAIGALKRVRDDRDDPIEEEMAEGIQLQIEQKRTRQGTFSDIWGTPWLRKLFFVGLLLAASNQLTGVNTVMYDAPKVLEYAGMTTQAAITAQVANGVMSVIGATLGLYLIFKFKRRSILLFCIAGVSICMFSIAALFGVFIQPHLDDGTQPAAAAAFAVLAVMGIFMLIVQSSNGTVVWTMLGEIFPSYVRGIANGTCIFFLWMVNALVTVTFPVMMDGLGGMMTYGIYGLMNIVMFAALWRWMPETAGLSMEEIELEMERRYS from the coding sequence GTGGAGGACACCCCTCCGTCGGGGAAGCGGCGCTCGATCGGATGGGTCGCCAGCATCGCCTGCCTCGGCTCGTTCCTTTTCGGCTACGACACGGGCGTGATCTCTGGGGCCCTGCCCTACATGTACATGCCCTGGGGCGCGGGAGGAATGCATCTGACATCGCTCGAGGAGGGCCTGATCGGCGGCATCCTCCTCATCGGCGCCGCCTGTGGAGCGCTGTTCGGAGGGCGCCTGTCCGACAGGTTCGGCCGCCGCCACAACATCATGCTCCTCGCCATGCTGTTCTTCACGGGTGCGCTCATGGTCTCGCTCGCACCGAGCCTGTGGTTCATGTATCTCTCGCGCTTCGTCCTCGGGTTGGCCGTAGGCGGAGCATCGGCAACCGTCCCCGTCTACCTCGCAGAGACCGCGCCCAAGCGCATCCGCGGCACGATCGTCGCCATCGACCAGCTCATGATCGTCGTCGGCCAGCTCACCGCGTTCTCCTTCAATGCCGTCATCAACAGTGTGGCTGGCGGTCCCAAGATCGATATCATCAACGACCCGTCAGGACCCCTCGAACCCGGTGTCCAGCTCTGGTCGAATGTCACGGCACTGCAGAACAGCTTTGCGACCAGCGATGCCTTCCGGGCGTTTGTCGATCAGCTCGTCATCAAGGGCGGCAACGGCAGCGCCTGGCGGTACATGCTCGTCCTGTGCTCAATACCCGCCGTTGCGCTGTGGCTCGGCATGCGCCTCATGCCCGAATCTCCGCGCTGGTATACCCAGAATCGCCGATACATCGATGCCATCGGCGCGCTGAAGCGCGTCAGAGACGACCGGGATGACCCGATCGAGGAGGAGATGGCCGAGGGTATCCAGCTTCAGATCGAACAGAAGAGGACAAGGCAGGGAACCTTCTCCGACATATGGGGAACGCCCTGGCTGCGCAAGCTCTTCTTCGTCGGACTGCTGCTCGCGGCCTCCAACCAGCTCACGGGCGTCAACACGGTCATGTATGACGCGCCGAAAGTGCTGGAGTATGCCGGCATGACGACCCAGGCGGCCATCACGGCCCAGGTCGCCAACGGCGTCATGTCCGTCATCGGCGCAACGCTCGGGCTCTACCTCATCTTCAAGTTCAAGCGCCGCTCCATCCTTCTCTTCTGCATCGCCGGCGTCTCGATCTGCATGTTCTCGATCGCGGCCCTCTTCGGCGTCTTCATCCAGCCGCACCTCGACGATGGCACCCAGCCGGCCGCTGCCGCAGCCTTCGCCGTCCTTGCCGTCATGGGCATCTTCATGCTGATCGTGCAATCCTCGAACGGCACTGTCGTGTGGACGATGCTCGGGGAGATCTTCCCCTCCTATGTCCGCGGCATCGCCAACGGCACCTGCATCTTCTTCCTCTGGATGGTCAACGCCCTTGTGACAGTCACCTTCCCGGTGATGATGGACGGGCTGGGCGGCATGATGACGTACGGGATCTACGGCCTCATGAATATCGTCATGTTCGCTGCGCTTTGGCGGTGGATGCCGGAGACGGCAGGCCTGTCCATGGAAGAGATCGAACTGGAGATGGAGAGGCGATACTCCTAA
- a CDS encoding CoA-acylating methylmalonate-semialdehyde dehydrogenase: MKTIQHWVNGELYTGEPEGTIEVENPATGEIEGELLEASAADLDHVVAVATEAQKSWGKVSLAKRTAILFKMRELVLANQDEIAKAIVAEHGKDYSDALGEIQRGRETLDFACGINAALKGEYSFDVSTGVDVHSIRQPVGVVAGICPFNFPVMVPMWMHPIAIATGNTFILKPASPTPTASLIIARLYKEAGLPDGVFNVLSGNRHSVTRMLEHPGINAISFVGSTPVAHIVQDTGATHGKRVQALGGANNHAIVLPDADLEFAAKHISAAAFGAAGERCMALPVVVAVGGIGDKLAALVKQNAEKIKVGNGMDEGVQMGPVISAKAKDRIVGLVDDAEAQGATVLLDGRGLVVDGHEKGHFIGPTIVTHASTDSDLYKEEVFGPVLTVVDADSYEEAIAIVNSSEFGNGAAIFTNDGGMARKFKMEVEAGMVGINVPIPTPVAYYSFGGWKESLLGDHHIHGPEGVNFYTRAKAITTRWPSESGAYEATMSFAREE, translated from the coding sequence GTGAAAACGATTCAGCATTGGGTAAATGGCGAGCTTTACACAGGCGAGCCCGAAGGCACCATCGAGGTAGAGAACCCCGCTACCGGCGAGATCGAGGGGGAGCTTCTCGAAGCTTCCGCTGCAGACCTTGACCACGTGGTCGCCGTAGCCACCGAAGCGCAGAAGTCCTGGGGCAAGGTGTCTCTCGCCAAGCGGACCGCCATCCTGTTCAAGATGCGGGAGCTGGTCCTCGCCAATCAGGACGAGATCGCGAAGGCGATCGTCGCCGAGCACGGCAAGGACTATTCGGACGCTCTGGGCGAGATCCAGCGCGGCCGTGAGACGCTCGACTTCGCCTGCGGCATCAACGCCGCCCTCAAGGGCGAGTACTCCTTCGATGTGTCGACTGGCGTCGACGTCCACTCCATCCGCCAGCCAGTCGGCGTCGTTGCCGGCATCTGCCCCTTCAACTTCCCCGTCATGGTGCCGATGTGGATGCATCCCATCGCGATCGCGACGGGGAACACCTTCATCCTCAAGCCGGCAAGCCCGACGCCCACCGCATCGCTCATCATCGCGCGTCTCTACAAGGAGGCAGGCCTGCCCGACGGCGTGTTCAACGTGCTCTCCGGCAACCGTCATTCCGTGACCAGGATGCTGGAGCATCCCGGCATCAACGCCATCTCCTTCGTGGGCTCGACCCCGGTCGCCCATATCGTCCAAGACACCGGCGCCACCCACGGCAAGCGCGTCCAGGCTCTTGGCGGGGCGAACAACCATGCCATCGTGCTGCCCGATGCGGATCTCGAGTTCGCTGCCAAGCACATCTCCGCAGCTGCCTTCGGCGCCGCAGGTGAACGCTGCATGGCGCTGCCGGTCGTCGTGGCAGTCGGCGGAATCGGCGACAAGCTGGCGGCACTCGTCAAGCAGAATGCCGAGAAGATCAAGGTCGGCAACGGCATGGACGAGGGCGTTCAGATGGGCCCCGTCATCTCTGCGAAGGCGAAGGATCGCATCGTCGGCCTCGTCGACGATGCTGAGGCTCAAGGCGCAACGGTTCTCCTCGATGGTCGCGGCCTCGTCGTCGACGGCCACGAGAAGGGCCACTTCATCGGCCCCACCATCGTCACCCATGCCTCCACGGATTCCGATCTGTACAAGGAAGAGGTCTTCGGACCCGTCCTCACCGTCGTCGATGCCGACTCGTACGAGGAGGCGATCGCGATCGTCAACTCCTCCGAGTTCGGCAACGGCGCCGCGATCTTCACCAACGATGGTGGCATGGCGCGGAAGTTCAAGATGGAGGTGGAGGCAGGCATGGTCGGTATCAACGTCCCGATCCCCACGCCCGTCGCCTACTACTCGTTCGGAGGATGGAAGGAATCGCTTCTCGGCGATCACCACATCCACGGCCCCGAAGGCGTGAACTTCTACACCCGCGCCAAGGCCATCACCACGCGCTGGCCCTCCGAATCGGGCGCTTACGAAGCGACCATGTCTTTCGCCCGCGAAGAGTAG
- a CDS encoding CsbD family protein, whose translation MGIDDKAKNEFQDLGGKAKEGAGKLTDNERLEAEGKGDQVGAKAKKAGESIKDFAKDATDKAKDLFNKDSK comes from the coding sequence ATGGGTATTGACGATAAGGCGAAGAACGAGTTCCAGGATCTTGGCGGAAAGGCCAAGGAGGGCGCTGGCAAGCTCACCGATAACGAACGCCTCGAGGCTGAAGGCAAGGGCGATCAGGTCGGCGCGAAGGCCAAGAAGGCAGGCGAGTCCATCAAGGACTTCGCCAAGGACGCCACCGACAAGGCGAAGGATCTCTTCAACAAAGATTCCAAGTAG
- a CDS encoding zinc-binding dehydrogenase — protein sequence MSIQIPLTMKASVLRDVEKGLQVEEIRTPRPRAGEVLVKVRACGMCHSDLHVIHGKIAFPLPAVLGHEVSGEIVEIGPGNEHSTLKVGDMVAGAFLMPCGKCPACAEGRDDLCGPFFDLNRLKGQLYDGQTRLFGLDGEEIAQYSMGALAEYCVIPTTSVAPLPDSVDPIAGAIIGCAVLTAYGAVRRGADVHHGESVAVVATGGVGSNIIQISRAFGAKHVIAIDVTDEKLEAARHLGATHTINSAVEDVREAVFAITGGRGVDVAFEALGRPETWDSALAALKDGGRMIPIGLGAGVQSASVEINRTVRRSQSIIGSYGARTRHDLPAVVELAAANIVNYKEIVSAHYSLDNVGEGYDLLAQGKIRGRAVVDMTL from the coding sequence ATGTCGATCCAAATCCCACTGACAATGAAAGCATCGGTCCTTCGCGATGTCGAAAAAGGGCTCCAGGTTGAGGAGATTCGCACACCCCGGCCGCGCGCTGGCGAGGTCCTCGTCAAGGTACGCGCCTGCGGCATGTGCCACTCCGACCTGCATGTCATCCACGGCAAGATCGCCTTTCCGCTGCCTGCAGTTCTCGGCCATGAGGTGAGCGGCGAGATCGTCGAGATCGGGCCTGGCAACGAACACTCGACGCTCAAGGTCGGCGACATGGTGGCGGGGGCCTTCCTCATGCCGTGCGGCAAGTGCCCCGCCTGTGCCGAAGGGCGAGACGATCTCTGCGGCCCCTTCTTCGATCTCAACCGTCTCAAGGGACAGCTCTACGACGGTCAAACCAGACTCTTCGGTCTCGACGGCGAAGAGATTGCCCAGTATTCCATGGGAGCTCTCGCCGAGTACTGCGTCATCCCGACGACCTCAGTTGCGCCGCTTCCCGACAGTGTCGACCCGATTGCAGGCGCCATCATCGGATGTGCGGTGCTCACGGCATATGGCGCAGTTCGTCGCGGCGCTGACGTGCACCACGGCGAGAGCGTCGCAGTCGTCGCGACCGGCGGCGTCGGATCGAACATCATTCAAATCTCCAGAGCATTCGGTGCGAAGCACGTGATCGCCATCGATGTGACGGACGAGAAGCTCGAGGCCGCCCGTCATCTCGGCGCCACGCATACGATCAACTCCGCAGTGGAGGACGTGCGCGAAGCGGTCTTCGCCATCACCGGGGGCCGCGGCGTGGACGTTGCCTTTGAGGCTCTCGGACGGCCGGAGACATGGGATTCTGCACTTGCCGCCTTGAAAGACGGCGGACGCATGATCCCGATCGGCCTTGGTGCCGGCGTGCAATCGGCCTCTGTCGAGATCAATCGGACCGTGCGCCGGTCTCAGTCGATCATCGGCTCCTATGGTGCCCGTACCCGCCACGATCTGCCGGCAGTGGTCGAACTCGCCGCCGCCAACATCGTCAACTATAAGGAGATCGTCTCGGCGCACTACTCACTCGACAACGTGGGTGAAGGCTACGACCTGCTGGCCCAGGGCAAGATCCGCGGGCGCGCGGTGGTCGACATGACCCTCTGA